A region from the Kribbella shirazensis genome encodes:
- a CDS encoding DUF2088 domain-containing protein, protein MTPIRRILSDLPVSADAYADARAALEPLRDRILPDARIAVTAGSRGIHDLVPVVKAAVDWLRDAGAAPFVIPAMGSHGGATAEGQREMLAGLGITPESVGCPIEATMETVVVGSLSDGTEVHHDAIAAKADGVLLVNRVKPHTDFHGPIESGIAKILAIGLGNHLGAASLHAGGIPSLGANIEAAAQMVVAHGKILGGLAILENALEQTASVELLEADGIAGAAENALLQRASSLLGRLPFDELDVLVVDELGKDKSGAGMDTNVIGRYWVHGIPEPESPTIAAISVHSLSPASHGNASGLGLADVIPARLLEQIDLRASYVNALTSGAGGARRSRLPMVTEDDEAAVLAAVTMCGRRHWSELRLARIKDTLSPNELMVTPALLTEAAERFDLEITGTARDLTSAGRLGPWSER, encoded by the coding sequence GTGACTCCGATCCGGCGGATCCTCTCCGATCTGCCGGTGTCGGCCGACGCGTACGCCGACGCGCGCGCGGCGCTCGAACCGCTGCGGGACCGGATCCTTCCGGACGCCCGGATCGCGGTGACCGCCGGGAGCCGCGGGATCCACGATCTCGTGCCGGTGGTGAAGGCGGCCGTGGACTGGTTGCGGGACGCCGGCGCGGCGCCGTTCGTGATCCCGGCGATGGGGTCGCACGGCGGCGCGACCGCCGAAGGCCAACGGGAGATGCTGGCCGGCCTCGGCATCACGCCGGAGTCCGTCGGATGCCCGATCGAGGCCACCATGGAGACCGTCGTCGTCGGTTCGCTGTCCGACGGCACCGAGGTCCACCACGACGCGATCGCCGCCAAGGCCGACGGCGTGCTGCTCGTGAACCGGGTCAAGCCGCACACCGACTTCCACGGACCGATCGAGAGCGGTATCGCCAAGATCCTCGCGATCGGCCTCGGCAACCACCTGGGCGCCGCCTCGCTGCACGCCGGCGGCATCCCGTCGCTCGGCGCCAACATCGAGGCAGCCGCGCAGATGGTGGTTGCGCACGGCAAGATCCTCGGCGGCCTCGCGATCCTGGAGAACGCGCTCGAACAGACTGCGTCGGTCGAGCTGCTGGAGGCTGACGGTATCGCCGGTGCGGCCGAGAACGCCTTGCTGCAAAGGGCTTCCAGCCTGCTCGGCCGGTTGCCGTTCGACGAGCTCGACGTGCTGGTCGTCGACGAGCTGGGCAAGGACAAGTCCGGTGCCGGCATGGACACGAACGTCATCGGCCGCTACTGGGTGCACGGCATCCCGGAGCCGGAGTCGCCGACGATCGCGGCGATCAGCGTGCACTCGCTGTCGCCGGCGTCGCACGGTAACGCGTCCGGCCTCGGTCTGGCGGACGTGATCCCGGCCCGCCTGCTGGAGCAGATCGACCTGCGGGCGAGCTACGTGAACGCGTTGACCTCGGGCGCCGGCGGTGCGCGCCGTTCGCGGTTGCCAATGGTGACGGAGGACGACGAGGCGGCCGTACTCGCGGCCGTGACGATGTGCGGACGACGGCACTGGTCCGAGCTGCGACTGGCCCGGATCAAGGACACGCTGTCCCCGAACGAGTTGATGGTGACACCGGCCCTGCTGACCGAGGCGGCCGAACGATTCGACCTGGAGATCACCGGTACGGCGCGCGACCTGACGTCGGCCGGGCGACTCGGACCCTGGAGCGAGCGATGA
- a CDS encoding FAD-binding oxidoreductase, whose protein sequence is MSDELVTRLRSALGDGAVVDDPDVLDGHRNDHATFCTGGTARALVRPSSTAEVQEVLRAATALRVPVVTQGARTGLSGAANAVDGCLLLSTSRLNRIVEISAEDQVAVVQPGVVNADLSRAVLEQGLFYPPDPSSWEQSTIGGNIATNAGGLCCVKYGVTSDFVRGLEVVLASGEVVRTGRRAAKGVAGYDLTRLMVGSEGTLGVVTEATLALRPEPEAALTAAATFLTIEDGIAAAAAVMASGLRPSLLEFLDQPTLRAIQGYRDMGLPENVGSMLLAQSDRGARAAEDVARIAAICAEHGAVDVAEASDAEESRMLLEARRLVNPALEPLGITLIDDVSVPRSQLVTLLRGIAEIGAKYDVLICCPGHVGDGNMHPTVVFDRDDEAAEARALEAFGAVMELGLRLGGTITGEHGIGTLKAQWLETELGPVGLELHRRIKAAFDPLNLLNPGKVLL, encoded by the coding sequence ATGAGCGATGAACTCGTAACGCGGCTCCGGTCGGCGCTCGGTGACGGTGCGGTCGTCGACGATCCCGACGTACTGGACGGTCATCGCAACGATCACGCGACGTTCTGCACAGGCGGGACGGCGCGGGCGCTGGTGCGGCCCTCGAGTACGGCCGAGGTGCAGGAGGTCCTGCGGGCCGCGACCGCGCTCCGGGTGCCGGTCGTCACGCAGGGCGCCCGGACCGGGTTGTCGGGGGCCGCGAACGCAGTCGACGGATGTTTGCTGCTGTCGACGTCGCGTTTGAACCGGATTGTGGAGATCTCCGCCGAGGACCAGGTCGCCGTCGTACAGCCTGGCGTCGTGAATGCGGACCTGTCGCGGGCCGTCCTCGAGCAGGGGTTGTTCTATCCGCCGGATCCGTCGTCGTGGGAGCAGTCGACGATCGGCGGGAACATCGCGACGAACGCCGGCGGGTTGTGTTGCGTGAAGTACGGCGTGACGTCGGACTTCGTCCGCGGTCTGGAGGTCGTATTGGCGTCGGGTGAGGTCGTGCGCACCGGACGGCGGGCGGCGAAGGGCGTCGCCGGGTACGACCTGACCCGTTTGATGGTCGGGTCCGAGGGAACGCTCGGAGTCGTGACCGAGGCGACCCTCGCGCTGCGTCCGGAGCCCGAGGCGGCGCTGACGGCCGCCGCCACCTTCCTGACGATCGAGGACGGGATCGCCGCCGCGGCCGCTGTGATGGCATCCGGTCTCCGCCCGTCCCTACTCGAATTCCTCGACCAGCCAACCCTGCGGGCGATCCAGGGCTACCGGGACATGGGCCTGCCGGAAAACGTTGGCTCGATGCTCCTCGCACAGTCCGACCGCGGCGCACGGGCCGCCGAGGACGTCGCGCGGATCGCGGCGATCTGCGCGGAACACGGTGCCGTCGACGTCGCGGAGGCCTCGGACGCGGAGGAGTCCCGGATGCTGCTCGAGGCGCGCCGACTCGTCAACCCGGCGCTGGAGCCGCTCGGTATCACCTTGATCGACGACGTTTCCGTCCCGCGGTCGCAGCTGGTCACGCTGCTGCGCGGCATCGCGGAGATCGGCGCGAAGTACGACGTCCTGATTTGTTGCCCCGGGCACGTCGGTGACGGCAACATGCATCCGACCGTGGTGTTCGATCGCGACGACGAGGCAGCCGAGGCGCGGGCGCTGGAGGCGTTCGGGGCGGTCATGGAGCTCGGGCTGCGGCTCGGCGGCACGATCACCGGTGAGCACGGGATCGGCACGTTGAAGGCGCAGTGGCTGGAGACCGAGCTCGGTCCGGTCGGGCTAGAGCTGCACCGGCGGATCAAGGCCGCGTTCGACCCGTTGAACCTCCTCAACCCGGGCAAGGTGCTGCTGTGA
- a CDS encoding HNH endonuclease translates to MSGVIVLNASYEQLHVVSIPHAIRMLVREVAVVEEAHDGASIGPFPLPRVLRLVRYVVMKWRYASGRLQYTRAGVLKRDKYTCAYCGKAGATTMDHVVPRSRGGRGEWLNAVAAHADCNEKKGSRTPEEAGMPLLWQPWVPSRAEIAL, encoded by the coding sequence ATGAGCGGTGTGATCGTCCTGAACGCCTCGTACGAGCAGCTGCACGTCGTGTCGATCCCGCACGCCATCCGGATGCTCGTCCGCGAGGTCGCCGTCGTCGAGGAAGCACACGACGGCGCCAGCATCGGACCGTTCCCGCTTCCTCGCGTCCTGCGGCTCGTCCGGTACGTCGTGATGAAGTGGCGCTACGCCTCCGGCCGCCTGCAGTACACGCGGGCCGGCGTACTGAAGCGCGACAAGTACACCTGTGCGTACTGCGGCAAGGCCGGCGCGACGACCATGGACCACGTGGTTCCACGATCCCGTGGCGGCCGGGGCGAGTGGCTGAACGCCGTCGCCGCACACGCCGACTGCAACGAGAAGAAGGGCTCGCGCACCCCGGAAGAGGCCGGTATGCCGCTGCTGTGGCAGCCGTGGGTCCCTTCCCGTGCCGAGATAGCGCTCTGA
- a CDS encoding tyrosine-type recombinase/integrase: MSSVDGELCCLRPGTLLARARQAKGRAGSAAKRSGRQASRPAVAARFRALEGPVLVFRPPKGKSKRTVPLPPELVPLLRLHRVAQNAERLAAGSEWEDHDLVFCRPDGRPIDPRKDWDDWKDLLAVAGVRDARVHDGRHTAATVLIELGVHVRIVQEILGHSDIRLTQRYTHVASPMAADAAQQMGRALWGGTP; encoded by the coding sequence ATGTCGAGCGTTGATGGCGAGTTGTGCTGTCTTCGACCCGGCACCCTGTTGGCACGTGCGCGCCAAGCCAAGGGACGCGCCGGGAGCGCAGCGAAGCGGAGCGGGAGGCAGGCGTCCCGCCCTGCGGTGGCGGCGCGCTTTCGGGCCCTGGAGGGGCCCGTCTTGGTGTTCCGGCCGCCGAAGGGTAAGAGCAAGCGGACCGTTCCGCTGCCTCCTGAGCTAGTGCCCCTGCTCCGGCTACACCGAGTTGCCCAGAATGCTGAGCGGCTCGCGGCCGGATCCGAGTGGGAGGACCATGACCTCGTGTTCTGTCGGCCAGATGGACGACCGATCGACCCACGCAAGGACTGGGACGACTGGAAAGACCTCCTCGCTGTGGCCGGCGTCCGAGATGCCCGCGTGCACGACGGACGGCACACAGCCGCCACGGTGCTGATTGAGCTCGGTGTACACGTCCGGATCGTGCAGGAGATTCTCGGTCACTCGGACATCCGACTGACGCAGCGCTACACACACGTTGCGTCACCAATGGCGGCGGACGCAGCCCAGCAGATGGGCCGTGCCCTGTGGGGTGGGACGCCGTGA
- a CDS encoding methyltransferase family protein — translation MAAPRDRGRRPCPAHRAPRGLPRGSHTNTTLTNFPIPEASLAGIAAGAALEQVRRWRVGPRSAGWPLIAAGGIVIASALHAARTTDLAEPRRLVTTGPYALSRNPMYVGWVLVQLGIGLTTGSGWVLATLPAVGAGLHRDVVREERRLTRLFGDEYQRYSEKVGRYLPGR, via the coding sequence CTGGCCGCTCCGCGTGATCGAGGACGCCGGCCATGTCCCGCACATCGAGCGCCCCGCGGCCTTCCTCGAGGAAGTCACACGAACACGACGCTGACCAATTTCCCGATCCCTGAGGCGAGCCTGGCCGGGATCGCGGCCGGGGCTGCCCTCGAGCAGGTACGTCGGTGGCGCGTCGGACCACGATCCGCCGGGTGGCCGCTCATCGCCGCGGGCGGCATCGTCATCGCGAGCGCACTGCACGCGGCAAGAACCACCGACCTCGCCGAACCGCGACGTCTCGTCACCACCGGGCCGTATGCGCTGAGCCGGAATCCCATGTACGTCGGCTGGGTCCTGGTGCAGCTGGGGATCGGGCTGACCACCGGCTCCGGCTGGGTGCTGGCGACGTTGCCCGCCGTCGGGGCGGGGCTACACCGGGACGTCGTCCGCGAGGAACGACGACTGACCCGGTTGTTCGGGGACGAGTACCAGCGCTACTCGGAGAAGGTCGGTCGCTACCTCCCCGGGCGATGA
- a CDS encoding alpha-L-fucosidase produces the protein MIDPSAVRPSPRQLAWQRQELIAFVHFGPNTFSDLEWGTGLEDPAVFEPTALDCSQWVSTLASAGFKSVILTAKHHDGFCLWPSKYLSHTVSAAYRRDVVAELSAACQAGGLGFGVYLSPADLHQEKAPGGYYGNGSPAVESQIGEFTYVVDDYNRFYLQQLHELLTSYGPIAEVWLDGANPTSSTQSYAYDAWFDLIRRLAPEATIAVGGPDVRWVGNEDGFARETEWSVVPFLNGSMVAPQEAVDVAGPGLMAKADELRWYPAEVDVSIRPGWFYHASEDAAVKSVPELLDIYRKSVGRNAVLLLNIPPDRRGLFAEPDVEALAAFGAAVREYYATDLVLPATINVLDLRENIESGQQVESFAVDALVEGSWREIAHGTTVGHRRLLPLSEPLSVDDVRVRVLSTRGEAAVELSVHYDPTIA, from the coding sequence GTGATCGATCCTTCCGCTGTCCGTCCGTCGCCCCGGCAGTTGGCCTGGCAGCGGCAGGAGCTGATCGCGTTCGTGCACTTCGGGCCGAACACGTTTTCCGACCTGGAGTGGGGGACCGGGCTGGAGGACCCGGCGGTGTTCGAGCCGACCGCCCTGGACTGCTCGCAGTGGGTTTCCACGCTGGCGTCGGCGGGATTCAAGAGCGTGATCCTGACGGCGAAACACCACGACGGGTTCTGCCTGTGGCCGAGCAAGTACCTTTCGCACACGGTTTCCGCGGCGTACCGGCGTGATGTGGTGGCGGAGTTGTCGGCCGCTTGCCAGGCGGGCGGACTCGGGTTCGGCGTGTACCTGTCGCCGGCGGACCTGCATCAGGAGAAGGCGCCCGGTGGGTACTACGGGAACGGGAGCCCGGCCGTCGAGTCGCAGATCGGTGAGTTCACGTATGTCGTGGACGACTACAACCGGTTCTACCTGCAGCAACTGCACGAGCTGCTGACGTCGTACGGGCCGATCGCCGAGGTCTGGCTGGACGGGGCGAATCCGACGAGCAGCACGCAGAGCTATGCCTACGACGCGTGGTTCGATCTGATCCGGCGATTGGCGCCGGAGGCAACGATCGCGGTCGGTGGGCCGGACGTGCGGTGGGTCGGGAACGAGGACGGGTTCGCGCGGGAGACCGAGTGGAGCGTCGTACCCTTCCTGAACGGATCGATGGTCGCTCCGCAGGAGGCTGTCGACGTTGCCGGGCCCGGGTTGATGGCGAAGGCGGACGAACTGCGGTGGTACCCGGCGGAGGTCGACGTGTCGATCCGGCCCGGGTGGTTCTATCACGCGTCCGAGGACGCTGCGGTGAAGTCGGTGCCTGAGCTCCTGGACATCTATCGCAAGTCGGTCGGGCGGAACGCCGTACTGCTGCTGAACATCCCGCCGGACCGGCGCGGGTTGTTCGCCGAGCCGGACGTCGAGGCGCTCGCCGCGTTCGGGGCGGCGGTGCGAGAGTACTACGCGACGGATCTGGTGCTCCCGGCAACGATCAACGTGCTCGACCTCCGCGAGAACATCGAGTCCGGGCAGCAGGTCGAGTCCTTCGCGGTCGACGCGCTGGTCGAAGGTTCCTGGCGCGAGATCGCGCACGGCACCACCGTCGGCCACCGGCGCCTGCTGCCGCTGAGCGAGCCGCTGTCCGTCGACGACGTACGGGTCCGAGTCCTCTCCACCCGGGGCGAGGCCGCGGTGGAGCTGTCGGTCCACTACGACCCGACGATCGCCTGA
- a CDS encoding alpha/beta hydrolase: MRERERLLQGLPVDERRIDVDGVATVVLEGGSGAPLVLLHGGIECGGAYWAPVIPRLAEQHRLVVPDVPGLGESDPVARLDQPAFNSWLDELLTLTCDQPPIVVAHSLVGTLTAGFAASHGERLQRLVLYGVPGVGPYRMPIGLRTVAVRFALRPSEANMERFERWAFADLDAVRRRNPDWMQAFTTYTRSHARVPHGKRTMRYLVTTCTKQVRAHSDVPTMLIWGAKDRFVPLALAEEAARRLDWPLRVIEDAGHVPHIERPAAFLEEVTRTRR, encoded by the coding sequence GTGAGGGAACGCGAGCGGCTCCTGCAGGGCCTGCCTGTCGACGAGCGGCGGATCGACGTCGACGGCGTGGCGACGGTCGTGCTCGAGGGCGGGTCCGGGGCGCCGCTCGTTCTCCTGCACGGCGGCATCGAGTGTGGCGGGGCCTACTGGGCGCCCGTGATTCCGCGCCTGGCGGAGCAGCACCGGCTTGTCGTACCTGATGTGCCGGGACTCGGCGAGTCCGATCCGGTCGCGCGGTTGGACCAGCCGGCGTTCAACAGTTGGCTGGACGAGCTGCTCACCCTGACCTGCGATCAGCCGCCGATCGTCGTCGCGCACTCGCTCGTCGGCACGCTGACCGCGGGGTTCGCCGCGAGTCATGGCGAACGACTGCAGCGGTTGGTGCTCTACGGCGTACCTGGCGTCGGGCCGTACCGCATGCCGATCGGGCTACGAACCGTGGCTGTCAGGTTCGCGCTCCGTCCGTCCGAGGCGAACATGGAGCGGTTCGAGCGGTGGGCGTTCGCCGACCTCGATGCCGTACGGCGCCGCAACCCGGACTGGATGCAAGCCTTCACCACCTACACACGGAGCCACGCACGCGTGCCGCACGGCAAGCGGACGATGCGGTACCTGGTAACCACCTGCACCAAACAGGTCCGCGCCCACAGCGACGTACCCACGATGCTCATCTGGGGCGCGAAGGACCGATTCGTACCGCTGGCCCTTGCCGAAGAGGCCGCCCGCAGACTCGACTGGCCGCTCCGCGTGATCGAGGACGCCGGCCATGTCCCGCACATCGAGCGCCCCGCGGCCTTCCTCGAGGAAGTCACACGAACACGACGCTGA
- a CDS encoding RtcB family protein has protein sequence MNVELPVELSGAKSSTLMWAHEYEVDAKALRQLRNIAALPWVHGVRVMPDVHLGKGATVGSVIAMNQAVSPAAVGVDIGCGMEGVLTSLTAADLPDDLSAIRSRIEAAVPVGFRAHEDPVGVRRLGLDPRPWNRLWGEFTSLHDGVQDRERKAKQQMGSLGGGNHFIEVCLDDEDRVWLMLHSGSRNIGKELAERHMRIAQELPHNADLPDRDLAVFLSGTPEMDAYRRDLTWAQEYAARNRAVMLALVMQAVRESFEVDVRFEQPISCHHNYVAEEHIDGLDLLVTRKGAIRAGRGDLGLIPGSMGTGSYVVRGLGSERSFYSASHGAGRRMSRNEAKRRYTVADLVAQTDGVESRKDAGVIDEIPAAYKDIDSVIAAQSDLVEVVAHLKQVICVKG, from the coding sequence ATGAACGTGGAGCTTCCGGTTGAGCTGAGTGGGGCGAAGAGCTCTACGCTCATGTGGGCGCACGAGTACGAGGTGGACGCGAAGGCGCTGCGGCAGCTGCGGAACATCGCGGCGCTGCCGTGGGTGCACGGGGTCCGGGTGATGCCGGACGTGCATCTCGGCAAGGGCGCGACCGTCGGGTCCGTGATCGCGATGAACCAGGCCGTGTCGCCGGCCGCGGTCGGGGTCGACATCGGGTGCGGGATGGAGGGCGTGCTGACCTCGCTGACGGCCGCGGACCTGCCGGACGACCTGTCGGCGATCCGGTCGCGGATCGAAGCCGCCGTACCGGTCGGCTTCCGGGCCCACGAGGACCCGGTCGGGGTACGCCGGCTCGGGCTGGACCCGCGTCCGTGGAACCGACTGTGGGGCGAGTTCACGAGCCTGCACGACGGGGTGCAGGACCGCGAGCGGAAGGCCAAGCAGCAGATGGGGTCGCTGGGCGGCGGGAACCACTTCATCGAGGTGTGCCTGGACGACGAGGACCGTGTGTGGCTGATGCTGCACTCCGGCAGCCGCAACATCGGCAAGGAGCTCGCGGAGCGGCACATGCGGATCGCCCAGGAGCTGCCGCACAACGCGGATCTGCCGGACCGTGACCTGGCGGTGTTCCTGTCCGGTACGCCGGAGATGGACGCGTACCGTCGCGACCTCACGTGGGCGCAGGAGTACGCCGCGCGGAACCGGGCGGTCATGCTCGCGCTGGTGATGCAGGCGGTGCGGGAGTCGTTCGAGGTCGACGTACGGTTCGAGCAGCCGATCTCGTGCCACCACAACTACGTGGCCGAGGAGCACATCGACGGGCTCGACCTGCTCGTCACCCGCAAGGGTGCGATCCGGGCGGGGCGCGGGGACCTCGGGCTGATCCCGGGGTCGATGGGCACCGGTTCGTACGTCGTCCGCGGGCTCGGCTCGGAGCGCTCGTTCTACTCGGCCTCACACGGGGCGGGCCGGCGGATGAGCCGCAACGAGGCGAAGCGCCGGTACACGGTCGCGGACCTGGTCGCTCAGACCGACGGCGTCGAGTCCCGCAAGGACGCCGGGGTCATCGACGAGATCCCCGCCGCCTACAAGGACATCGACTCGGTCATCGCCGCCCAGTCCGACCTGGTCGAAGTCGTCGCCCACCTCAAGCAGGTCATCTGCGTGAAGGGCTGA
- a CDS encoding IlvD/Edd family dehydratase, producing the protein MTDLPPTNDPAEGNVLAGESEQATTGRRSFDHWFGEHGRNGFIHRSWMKSQGFSEEAFDGRPVIGICNTWSELTPCNAHLRRLAESVKRGVWQAGGFPLEFPVMSLGETLLRPTAMLFRNLLSMDVEESLRGNPLDGVVLLTGCDKTTPGSIMGAASVDLPTIVVTGGPMLNGKFRGCDIGSGTAVWRFTQDLNAGRMSAEDFAAAEAGQSRSNGHCMTMGTASTMACMAESLGLQLTGGAAIPAVDSRRYVIAQKSGQRIVEMVKDDLKISDVLTRDAFANAVRANAAIGGSTNFVIHLLAIAGRVGVELTLDDIDEWARGVPWLVDLQPSGKYLMEDFYYAGGLPAVMKEILPLLKTEAITVTGKTIGENVANAERIEATYPGGAPGSETYAVIRPVGDPLGSGAGTAVLKGNLAPDGAVIKQSAASERLSRHRGKALVFSSIEEYDKAVDDPDLDVDEDTVLVLQNAGPRGYPGMPEVGNMTIPRKLAEIGVDDMVRISDARMSGTAYGTVVLHVTPEAAVGGPLALVRTGDWIELDVPARRLHLDVPDEELEKRRADWQPPAPPSDRGWARLYVDHVTQANQGCDLDFLIGRTGSAVARQSH; encoded by the coding sequence ATGACTGATCTGCCCCCGACCAACGATCCCGCCGAGGGCAACGTCCTGGCCGGCGAATCGGAACAGGCGACGACCGGCCGGCGCAGTTTCGACCACTGGTTCGGCGAGCACGGCCGCAACGGATTCATCCACCGGTCGTGGATGAAGTCGCAGGGGTTCTCCGAGGAGGCGTTCGACGGGCGCCCGGTGATCGGGATCTGCAACACCTGGTCCGAGCTCACCCCGTGCAACGCGCACCTGCGCCGGCTGGCCGAGTCGGTCAAGCGCGGCGTCTGGCAGGCGGGCGGGTTCCCGCTGGAGTTCCCGGTGATGTCGCTCGGCGAGACGCTGCTGCGGCCGACCGCGATGCTGTTCCGCAACCTGCTCAGCATGGACGTCGAGGAGTCGCTGCGCGGCAACCCGCTCGACGGCGTCGTGCTGCTGACCGGCTGCGACAAGACCACGCCCGGCTCGATCATGGGCGCGGCCAGCGTCGACCTGCCGACGATCGTCGTCACCGGCGGTCCCATGTTGAACGGCAAATTCCGCGGCTGCGACATCGGCTCCGGTACTGCGGTCTGGCGGTTCACGCAGGACCTGAACGCCGGCCGGATGTCGGCCGAGGACTTCGCGGCCGCCGAGGCCGGGCAGTCCCGCAGCAACGGGCACTGCATGACGATGGGCACTGCGTCCACGATGGCCTGTATGGCCGAGTCACTCGGTCTGCAGCTGACCGGCGGAGCGGCAATCCCGGCCGTCGACTCGCGCCGGTACGTGATCGCGCAGAAGTCGGGTCAGCGGATCGTCGAGATGGTGAAGGACGACCTGAAGATCAGCGACGTCCTCACCCGGGACGCCTTCGCGAACGCGGTCCGCGCGAACGCGGCGATCGGCGGCTCCACGAACTTCGTCATCCACCTGCTGGCGATCGCCGGCCGGGTCGGCGTCGAGCTGACCCTGGACGACATCGACGAGTGGGCCCGCGGTGTGCCGTGGCTGGTCGACCTGCAGCCGTCGGGGAAGTACCTGATGGAGGACTTCTACTACGCCGGCGGCCTGCCCGCGGTGATGAAGGAGATCCTCCCGCTGCTCAAGACCGAGGCGATCACAGTCACCGGCAAGACGATCGGCGAGAACGTCGCGAACGCCGAGCGGATCGAGGCGACGTACCCCGGTGGCGCTCCCGGCAGCGAGACGTACGCCGTGATCCGGCCCGTCGGCGACCCGCTGGGCAGTGGCGCGGGGACCGCCGTACTGAAGGGGAATCTCGCGCCGGACGGTGCGGTCATCAAGCAGTCGGCGGCGTCCGAGCGGCTGTCGCGGCACCGGGGCAAGGCGCTGGTGTTCAGCAGCATCGAGGAGTACGACAAGGCAGTCGACGACCCGGACCTGGACGTCGACGAGGACACCGTGCTCGTGCTGCAGAACGCCGGGCCGCGTGGGTACCCGGGCATGCCCGAGGTCGGCAACATGACCATCCCTCGCAAGCTGGCCGAGATCGGCGTCGACGACATGGTGCGGATCTCGGACGCGCGGATGAGCGGTACGGCGTACGGCACGGTCGTGCTGCACGTCACGCCGGAGGCTGCCGTCGGCGGGCCGTTGGCGCTGGTGCGGACCGGGGACTGGATCGAGCTCGACGTACCGGCGCGGCGGCTGCACCTCGACGTACCGGACGAGGAGCTGGAGAAGCGGCGCGCGGACTGGCAGCCGCCGGCACCGCCGTCGGACCGCGGCTGGGCCCGTCTGTACGTCGATCACGTCACCCAGGCGAACCAGGGCTGCGACCTCGACTTCCTGATCGGCCGCACCGGCTCCGCCGTCGCCCGCCAGAGCCACTGA
- a CDS encoding Shedu anti-phage system protein SduA domain-containing protein, translated as MIELSFPRADTEFDVGSGDFSQLVIRDSGNGTGFYYFYDESEGRLITDFVLEDRKQVATLCQVKLINRDGSFSPRIRLWKKDKTKPGKQIAEEESTSTGAHMVKASVDTDDCRVNFWKVIDFLQSLREIALPENPFRVVEADQVDLAQHLAGEDKATVISAVRTALGGSITEEDIAVLVNRKGAVRTFLQLMTDRDFFDAYKARNDVKQGDEGVWQHFFDANQWIFGYGLSLISSQSFDDHRLEQITTGANLFGGAGKRIDAILRSRGFVSSLMFTEIKKPSTALLADRPYRKPDVFQPSTELTGAISQLQKTTDKAIRGIATQFYKAYGPDGEFLGFEVSTIRPKQALIIGKLEEFESNGDVNQEKSTSFELYRRSIPDIEILTFDELYERARFIVGDD; from the coding sequence GTGATCGAACTTTCATTCCCACGAGCGGATACGGAATTCGATGTTGGAAGCGGAGATTTTTCGCAGCTAGTGATCCGCGACAGCGGCAACGGGACTGGATTTTACTACTTCTATGACGAATCTGAAGGGCGACTGATCACGGACTTTGTCCTCGAAGACCGAAAGCAAGTCGCCACTCTCTGTCAAGTAAAGCTGATCAACAGGGACGGCTCATTCTCTCCTAGAATCCGACTGTGGAAGAAGGACAAGACTAAGCCGGGAAAGCAGATCGCCGAGGAGGAGTCCACTTCAACCGGCGCGCACATGGTCAAAGCGAGCGTAGATACGGACGATTGCCGTGTGAATTTCTGGAAGGTGATCGACTTCCTGCAGAGCCTTCGTGAAATCGCCCTGCCCGAGAACCCATTTCGGGTCGTTGAAGCTGATCAAGTGGACCTGGCGCAACACCTCGCAGGTGAGGACAAAGCGACAGTAATCTCTGCTGTCCGGACGGCGCTCGGCGGCTCCATTACCGAGGAAGACATTGCGGTCCTTGTGAACCGTAAAGGCGCTGTCAGAACTTTCCTTCAGCTGATGACAGACCGAGATTTCTTCGACGCGTACAAGGCGCGAAACGATGTAAAGCAGGGCGATGAAGGCGTTTGGCAGCATTTCTTCGATGCCAACCAGTGGATATTTGGCTACGGCCTGAGCCTGATTTCTAGCCAGTCCTTCGACGATCACAGGCTTGAGCAGATCACAACCGGCGCGAATCTGTTCGGCGGAGCCGGCAAGCGGATCGACGCTATCCTGCGATCACGAGGGTTCGTGAGCAGTCTGATGTTCACCGAGATTAAGAAGCCCTCGACTGCACTATTGGCGGACAGGCCTTACAGGAAGCCTGACGTCTTTCAGCCGTCGACTGAATTGACAGGAGCGATTTCCCAACTTCAGAAGACGACTGACAAGGCAATCCGAGGGATTGCTACACAGTTCTATAAGGCATACGGACCAGACGGCGAATTCCTCGGATTTGAAGTCTCCACCATTAGGCCGAAACAGGCCCTGATAATTGGCAAGCTCGAAGAATTTGAATCAAACGGGGATGTCAACCAGGAGAAGTCCACGAGTTTCGAGCTCTATCGGCGATCGATCCCCGACATTGAGATCCTCACCTTCGACGAGCTCTACGAGCGGGCGCGATTCATCGTCGGCGACGACTAA